A single window of Deltaproteobacteria bacterium DNA harbors:
- a CDS encoding RHS repeat-associated core domain-containing protein, with translation MQPLRIKNVSVAKNVLKLSYFAAVPGESNTNVHYTHLGNEDRIFTARLSKGAAQEESLYIDGAGIDDHLFEISSDTGVKRYVTDHLGSVINSQAAGGKSVYGVFGENLGTVPSTTTLSEPVTYGFTGRELDVETGLYYYRARSYDPQSARFLTKDPIGPERGGDVHPYRYVMNDPVNRVDPMGTDSWLVWQMGHFAVGIDDPNNRGGVLLYQYEPASQNLSERLQGVFGAIPATAFVETYAPGESYSGFRVPFSTVERTHAGDVQQIQQLNQNVDAVNRGDIKYNLMRTSDGFHCLDFSAAGR, from the coding sequence ATGCAGCCTCTTCGTATCAAAAACGTTTCCGTGGCCAAGAATGTGTTGAAGCTCTCGTATTTCGCCGCCGTGCCAGGCGAGTCGAATACAAATGTGCACTACACGCATCTTGGTAACGAGGACCGAATATTCACGGCCAGACTTTCTAAAGGTGCGGCACAAGAAGAGTCGCTTTATATTGATGGCGCAGGAATAGACGACCACCTGTTTGAGATTTCATCTGACACAGGTGTAAAGCGGTATGTGACAGATCATCTTGGCTCAGTGATCAACAGCCAAGCAGCTGGCGGTAAATCGGTGTATGGTGTTTTCGGAGAGAATCTAGGTACCGTTCCTTCGACGACGACGCTTTCTGAACCTGTAACTTATGGATTTACGGGTCGAGAACTTGATGTGGAGACCGGACTTTACTATTACCGCGCACGTTCATACGATCCTCAATCGGCGAGATTTTTGACTAAAGATCCGATCGGGCCAGAGCGGGGTGGAGATGTTCATCCGTACAGGTATGTGATGAACGATCCTGTCAATCGGGTTGATCCAATGGGTACAGACTCTTGGTTGGTTTGGCAGATGGGACATTTTGCTGTTGGGATCGATGATCCCAATAATCGGGGAGGCGTATTGCTCTATCAATACGAGCCCGCATCTCAAAACTTGAGTGAACGCCTGCAGGGTGTGTTTGGCGCAATTCCAGCGACGGCTTTTGTCGAGACTTACGCTCCTGGTGAAAGTTACTCGGGTTTCCGTGTCCCCTTTTCGACAGTTGAGAGAACTCACGCAGGAGATGTCCAACAGATCCAACAGTTAAATCAGAATGTTGATGCTGTTAATCGGGGCGACATTAAGTACAATCTTATGAGGACAAGCGACGGATTCCATTGTTTAGACTTTTCTGCGGCAGGACGTTAA